A genomic window from Gemmatimonadaceae bacterium includes:
- a CDS encoding RNA-binding S4 domain-containing protein, with translation MADHDDLPALRTDPVRVDKWLWAARFFKTRSLAVDAVDGGKVYVNGDRAKPAKAVRPGDELRIRMGPYEHVLVVRGTSERRGPAPEAQRLYEETAASREAREKLHWQLTKAAPAMEPAPGRPTKQDRRALNRFRGR, from the coding sequence ATGGCGGATCACGACGACCTCCCGGCGTTACGGACGGACCCCGTCCGCGTGGACAAGTGGCTGTGGGCGGCGCGGTTCTTCAAGACACGCTCGCTGGCTGTGGACGCGGTGGACGGAGGGAAGGTGTACGTGAACGGCGACCGCGCCAAGCCCGCGAAGGCCGTCCGTCCCGGCGACGAGCTGCGCATCAGGATGGGGCCGTACGAGCACGTGCTGGTCGTGCGCGGCACCTCCGAGCGGCGGGGCCCGGCACCGGAGGCGCAGCGGCTGTACGAAGAGACCGCCGCCTCGCGCGAGGCGCGCGAGAAGCTGCACTGGCAGCTGACCAAGGCCGCACCGGCGATGGAGCCGGCGCCGGGGCGGCCCACCAAGCAGGACCGCCGTGCGCTCAACCGCTTCCGCGGGCGCTGA
- the arfB gene encoding aminoacyl-tRNA hydrolase: protein MTARELWDEEGRLVVNGRVRIPASELTIRATRAGGPGGQHVNTSSTRVEVVWVMRESNALSDAQRAQLESRLAPKLDARGAIRVVAADTRSQTQNRALALARLARAIRDALVVPKTRKATAPSRGQRQARLDEKKRRSHVKRDRRWSGDD, encoded by the coding sequence GTGACTGCGCGGGAGCTCTGGGACGAGGAGGGTCGGCTCGTCGTGAACGGGCGGGTGCGAATCCCGGCCAGCGAGCTGACGATCCGCGCCACGCGCGCCGGCGGCCCTGGCGGCCAGCACGTGAACACCAGTTCGACGCGCGTCGAGGTGGTCTGGGTGATGCGCGAGTCCAATGCGCTCTCGGACGCCCAGCGCGCGCAACTGGAGTCGCGACTCGCCCCCAAGCTCGATGCGCGTGGGGCGATCCGCGTGGTCGCCGCCGACACCCGGAGCCAGACACAGAACCGCGCGCTGGCGCTCGCCCGGTTGGCGCGGGCCATTCGCGATGCGCTGGTCGTGCCGAAGACGCGCAAGGCGACGGCGCCGAGCCGCGGGCAGCGCCAGGCCCGCCTCGACGAAAAGAAGCGGCGGTCGCACGTGAAGCGCGACCGCCGCTGGTCCGGCGACGACTGA
- a CDS encoding PAS domain-containing protein — translation MKTISEETSERRLAVLEPRRLLNGIYVGRLIVASANFAWALLFALFADPINTFIAASAFVTAMGLTAVSYVRTEVNRQRAGAGFLYAQFAHDLWLITAVVHVTGGGDSQFAALYILVNAMAALLLPIGSSLLLAMLGSVLYVGDAFLVSGGAITIPLLLQLVVFVLVVVGTSYIAGRLQEAGQGRAQLQAELASAQLRAADILANIRSGIITVDDLGRLLYANPAAAQLLGIPLDALGTPMLPELRRVAPPVADAIQAQIEDRRTSGRSEARLERAGGNVPIGITTTSVTGDLRPVGGATTVIVQDISDEKRLEALRLRAQRLEAVAELSASLAHEIKNPLAAIRSAVEQIAGRPNATGDERTLGGLITRESDRLSRLLSEFLDFARVQAARRDPLDLRDVVRAATALAKTHPDRADAVELLLSLPEQATPMDGDEDLLHRAVFNLVLNACQASGDGGRVDVALRRVPLPQQPAGLPFSADAYAIEVTDRGEGIPADIQDRLFEPFATTKVGGSGLGLAVVHRAIEAHRGVILVDSDRAGTRFTIYLPTEAQASGAVV, via the coding sequence ATGAAGACCATCAGCGAGGAGACATCGGAGCGACGGCTGGCGGTGCTCGAGCCTCGCCGGCTGCTGAATGGGATATATGTCGGGCGCCTGATCGTCGCGAGTGCCAACTTCGCGTGGGCGCTGCTCTTTGCGCTCTTCGCGGACCCCATCAACACGTTCATCGCCGCCTCGGCCTTCGTCACCGCGATGGGCCTGACCGCGGTGTCCTACGTGCGCACCGAGGTCAACCGGCAGCGCGCCGGCGCCGGGTTCCTCTACGCCCAGTTCGCGCACGACCTGTGGCTGATCACGGCGGTGGTGCACGTGACCGGCGGCGGCGATTCGCAGTTTGCTGCGCTGTACATCCTCGTCAACGCGATGGCGGCGCTGCTGTTGCCAATCGGCAGCTCGCTCCTGCTCGCGATGCTCGGCTCCGTGCTCTATGTGGGCGACGCCTTTCTCGTGAGCGGCGGTGCGATCACGATTCCCCTGCTGTTGCAGCTGGTGGTCTTCGTGCTGGTCGTCGTGGGCACGAGTTACATCGCCGGGCGCCTGCAGGAAGCGGGGCAGGGCCGCGCGCAACTGCAGGCGGAGCTGGCGAGCGCGCAGCTCCGTGCGGCGGACATCCTCGCCAACATTCGATCCGGCATCATTACCGTGGACGACCTCGGGCGCCTGCTCTACGCGAACCCGGCGGCGGCGCAGTTGCTCGGCATACCGCTAGATGCGCTCGGGACGCCGATGCTGCCCGAGCTGCGCCGCGTCGCGCCGCCCGTGGCGGACGCCATCCAGGCGCAGATCGAGGACCGACGCACCAGCGGACGCTCAGAAGCGCGACTCGAGCGCGCCGGCGGCAACGTCCCGATCGGCATCACCACCACCTCCGTGACCGGCGACCTGCGACCGGTCGGCGGCGCGACCACGGTCATCGTGCAGGACATCTCGGACGAGAAGCGGCTTGAGGCATTGCGCCTCCGCGCGCAGCGGCTGGAGGCGGTGGCCGAGCTCAGCGCCTCGCTGGCGCACGAGATCAAGAATCCGCTGGCGGCCATCCGCTCGGCGGTCGAGCAGATCGCCGGCCGTCCCAACGCCACCGGCGACGAGCGCACGCTCGGGGGGTTGATCACGCGCGAGTCGGACCGGCTTTCGCGCCTGCTGAGCGAGTTCCTGGACTTCGCCCGCGTGCAGGCGGCCCGCCGCGATCCGCTGGACCTGCGCGACGTCGTGCGTGCCGCGACGGCGCTGGCCAAGACGCACCCGGACCGTGCGGACGCGGTCGAGCTGCTGCTCTCGTTGCCCGAGCAGGCGACGCCGATGGATGGCGACGAAGACCTGCTGCATCGGGCCGTCTTCAACCTCGTGCTGAATGCCTGCCAGGCCAGTGGAGACGGCGGTCGCGTCGACGTCGCGCTACGCCGAGTGCCGTTGCCGCAACAGCCGGCGGGCCTGCCCTTCAGCGCGGACGCATACGCCATCGAGGTGACGGACCGTGGCGAGGGCATCCCGGCCGACATCCAGGACCGTCTCTTCGAACCATTCGCGACGACCAAGGTCGGTGGCAGCGGGCTTGGCCTCGCCGTCGTGCACCGCGCCATCGAAGCCCATCGCGGCGTGATCCTGGTGGACAGCGATCGCGCCGGCACGCGCTTCACCATCTACTTGCCGACCGAGGCGCAGGCCTCCGGAGCCGTGGTATGA
- a CDS encoding sigma-54-dependent Fis family transcriptional regulator: protein MTDPARRPTVLVVDDESGILQTLEILLRAEGFEVHPAHGGKAALERIPQLTPDIIISDVRMPGVTGVDVLNAAREHDAEVPVILMTAQATLQTAMQAVNAGAFYYIQKPFRNDELLAILRRAAEHRALRLENKSLKREIRRRERRGAGAPVGTHRAWIDALSLAEAVAHTESTVLITGESGTGKEVVARYIHELSPRAEASFLSINCGALPEGLLESELFGHVKGSFTGAVKDKDGLFSAAAGGTFFLDEIGETTPATQVKLLRVLQHREVIPVGATEAVPIDTRIIAATNRDLEEEIKRGGFRRDLFYRLNVIAIHLPPLRDRREDIPLLAEAFLQRGGEQRNEAPKQLSAEAAEALLAYNWPGNVRELENALERALILTTGPTIGLGALPERITERRSEPLITERVAANPTLELIERAYITWVLQSEQGNKTRAAEVLGIDPSTLHRKLSRYGGDA, encoded by the coding sequence ATGACCGACCCCGCCCGCCGTCCCACCGTGCTCGTCGTCGACGACGAATCGGGCATTCTCCAGACCCTGGAGATCCTGCTGCGCGCCGAGGGCTTTGAGGTACACCCGGCGCACGGCGGCAAGGCCGCGCTCGAGCGCATTCCGCAACTGACGCCCGACATCATCATCTCGGACGTGCGGATGCCCGGTGTCACCGGCGTGGACGTGCTCAACGCGGCACGCGAGCACGATGCGGAGGTGCCGGTGATCCTGATGACGGCGCAGGCCACGCTGCAGACGGCGATGCAGGCCGTGAACGCCGGTGCCTTCTATTACATCCAGAAACCGTTCCGCAACGACGAGTTGCTGGCGATCCTGCGCCGTGCGGCCGAGCATCGGGCGCTGCGGTTGGAGAACAAGTCGCTCAAGCGCGAGATCCGTCGCCGCGAACGGCGGGGCGCGGGCGCTCCGGTCGGTACGCACCGGGCGTGGATCGACGCATTGTCGTTGGCCGAGGCCGTGGCCCACACGGAGAGCACGGTACTCATCACCGGCGAGTCGGGCACGGGCAAGGAAGTCGTGGCACGCTACATCCACGAGCTTTCGCCCCGTGCCGAAGCGTCGTTCCTGAGCATCAACTGCGGCGCGTTGCCGGAAGGGCTGCTCGAGAGCGAGCTCTTCGGCCACGTGAAGGGTTCTTTCACCGGTGCAGTCAAGGACAAAGACGGCCTCTTTAGCGCCGCGGCCGGCGGCACCTTCTTCCTCGACGAGATCGGTGAGACCACGCCGGCCACGCAGGTGAAGCTGCTCCGCGTGCTGCAGCACCGCGAGGTGATTCCGGTGGGCGCCACCGAGGCGGTACCGATCGATACGCGGATCATCGCCGCGACCAATCGCGACCTCGAGGAGGAGATCAAGCGCGGCGGCTTCCGGCGCGACCTGTTCTACCGTCTGAACGTCATCGCCATCCACCTGCCGCCGCTGCGCGATCGCCGCGAGGACATCCCCTTGCTCGCGGAGGCCTTCTTGCAGCGCGGCGGAGAGCAGCGCAACGAGGCGCCGAAGCAACTCTCGGCCGAGGCGGCCGAGGCGTTGCTGGCCTATAACTGGCCGGGCAACGTGCGCGAGCTCGAGAATGCGTTGGAGCGAGCGCTCATCCTCACCACCGGCCCGACGATCGGCCTCGGCGCGCTTCCCGAACGCATCACCGAGCGCCGCAGTGAGCCGCTCATCACTGAACGCGTCGCGGCCAACCCGACGCTCGAGCTGATTGAGCGCGCGTACATCACGTGGGTGCTGCAGAGCGAACAGGGCAACAAGACACGCGCGGCCGAGGTGCTGGGCATCGATCCGTCGACGCTGCACCGCAAGCTCTCGCGCTACGGAGGCGACGCGTGA
- a CDS encoding glycosyltransferase family 39 protein produces MSGPLDKDLWRAAALAAIGATTAALLLMTSDLIGFFFDDAIYALTAQAIADGHGFTYMHLPGHPPAIHYPPLWPLLLSLGFILGPEFPQNAGWLRLMNPVIIGGAAALATFYVIRVLGFRPRAALGVVLLGFISVQVQFLVNTILSEPFFLLWFFAALLLAERARTRGTATDWALLGVAVGCAVLTRTLGFALVLAVLSVAVLDRQWRGGAVFAAALGLTLLPWQLFVWRVAPGFPPEIAGSYGNYLSFVTRGYVEGGLTVVSEVVMKNLRDSWDFIGVPLQPFGGVPWRFPLGALAVLALLGGCIASLWRPAERVLALATLGYIAAVIVWPFHVERFYWGLWPAFIILVALGIRALLAWGGRLAPLPRRLAMGAAVTLGGVLAVGNIAYNVNGLNKGHVSLAPGVMTNRNLPMLRYINSREDFRDKVVSADVASMASLYSGLELIPTGDLRVTDHVRGANVQESANRLVAIDARYRPEVFVFLRGPGMARVMPLATFADGRTFVEVPSGDSAIQLFELEAP; encoded by the coding sequence GTGAGCGGGCCGCTGGACAAGGATCTCTGGCGGGCGGCGGCGCTCGCGGCCATCGGCGCGACGACGGCTGCGCTCTTGCTGATGACCAGCGACCTGATCGGGTTCTTCTTCGACGATGCCATCTATGCGCTCACGGCGCAGGCCATCGCCGACGGGCACGGCTTCACATATATGCACCTCCCGGGCCATCCGCCGGCCATCCACTACCCGCCGCTGTGGCCGCTGCTGCTCTCGCTGGGCTTCATCCTCGGCCCGGAGTTCCCGCAGAACGCCGGTTGGCTGCGCCTGATGAACCCGGTGATCATCGGTGGCGCGGCGGCGCTCGCGACCTTCTACGTCATTCGCGTACTCGGCTTCCGACCGCGTGCGGCGCTCGGCGTCGTGCTGCTCGGCTTCATCAGCGTGCAGGTGCAGTTCTTGGTGAACACGATCCTCTCGGAGCCGTTTTTCCTGTTGTGGTTCTTCGCGGCGCTGCTGCTGGCGGAGCGGGCGCGTACGCGCGGGACGGCCACGGACTGGGCCTTGCTCGGCGTGGCCGTCGGCTGCGCGGTGCTCACGCGCACCTTGGGTTTCGCACTCGTGCTGGCGGTCCTGAGCGTGGCGGTGCTGGATCGGCAGTGGCGCGGCGGCGCGGTCTTCGCGGCGGCACTGGGACTGACGCTGCTGCCCTGGCAACTCTTTGTCTGGCGCGTGGCGCCGGGATTCCCGCCCGAGATCGCCGGGTCGTACGGCAACTATCTCAGTTTCGTGACGCGCGGCTACGTCGAAGGCGGGTTGACGGTGGTCAGTGAGGTGGTGATGAAGAACCTGCGGGACAGCTGGGACTTCATCGGCGTGCCATTGCAACCCTTCGGTGGTGTGCCGTGGCGGTTCCCGCTGGGCGCATTGGCCGTCCTGGCCCTGCTGGGCGGTTGCATCGCAAGCCTGTGGCGTCCCGCCGAGCGCGTGCTGGCGCTCGCGACGCTCGGGTACATCGCGGCGGTGATCGTATGGCCATTTCACGTGGAGCGCTTCTACTGGGGCCTCTGGCCCGCGTTCATCATCTTGGTCGCGCTTGGGATCCGCGCCCTGTTGGCCTGGGGTGGCAGGCTGGCGCCGCTGCCTCGGCGGCTCGCGATGGGCGCGGCTGTCACGCTGGGCGGCGTCTTGGCCGTGGGCAACATCGCGTACAACGTGAACGGCCTCAACAAGGGACACGTGTCCTTGGCGCCCGGCGTGATGACCAACCGCAACCTGCCGATGCTGCGCTACATCAACTCCCGCGAGGACTTCCGAGACAAGGTCGTCTCGGCAGACGTCGCGTCGATGGCGTCGCTGTACTCGGGGCTCGAACTCATACCCACCGGCGACCTGCGGGTGACCGACCACGTGCGCGGGGCGAACGTTCAGGAATCGGCGAACCGGCTCGTGGCCATCGACGCGCGGTATCGTCCCGAGGTGTTCGTGTTCCTGCGCGGGCCGGGAATGGCGCGCGTGATGCCGCTGGCCACGTTCGCGGATGGTCGTACGTTCGTCGAGGTTCCGTCCGGTGACTCGGCGATCCAACTCTTTGAGCTCGAGGCTCCCTGA
- a CDS encoding glycosyltransferase family 2 protein, whose translation MREGPSVPPRALTPVATDALVLSVLIPVYNERHTIARILDAVHAVPVHKQVICVNDCSTDGTAEILADLHTQGRIDLLLTHEVNRGKGAAIRTALAASTGNVVIVQDGDLEYDPADWTTILGPIREGKADAVFGSRFLGGPHRVLYYWHSMGNKVLTTFSNMMTNLNLTDMETCYKAIRGDLARSLHLTSNRFGFEPEVTARLAQANARIWEVPISYSGRTYAEGKKIGWRDGVAAIWHIFRFNLSR comes from the coding sequence ATGCGCGAAGGTCCCTCCGTTCCGCCCCGCGCCCTCACACCGGTCGCGACCGATGCCCTGGTGCTGTCCGTCCTCATCCCCGTCTACAACGAGCGGCATACGATCGCCCGCATCCTCGATGCGGTGCACGCCGTGCCGGTGCACAAGCAGGTTATCTGTGTCAACGACTGCTCCACCGACGGGACGGCGGAGATCTTGGCGGACCTGCACACGCAGGGACGCATCGACCTGCTGCTCACGCACGAAGTGAACCGGGGCAAAGGCGCGGCCATCCGCACGGCGCTGGCAGCCAGCACGGGGAATGTCGTCATCGTGCAGGACGGTGACCTCGAGTATGACCCGGCTGACTGGACGACCATCCTCGGTCCCATCCGCGAGGGCAAGGCCGACGCCGTCTTCGGCTCACGCTTCCTCGGTGGCCCGCACCGCGTGCTGTACTACTGGCACTCGATGGGCAACAAGGTGCTGACGACCTTCAGCAATATGATGACCAACCTCAACCTCACGGATATGGAGACTTGCTACAAGGCGATTCGTGGGGACCTCGCGCGTTCGCTGCACCTGACCAGCAACCGTTTCGGTTTCGAGCCCGAGGTCACGGCGCGCTTGGCGCAGGCCAACGCGCGCATCTGGGAAGTGCCGATCTCCTACTCGGGCCGCACCTACGCCGAAGGCAAGAAGATCGGCTGGCGCGACGGCGTCGCCGCCATCTGGCACATCTTCCGATTCAACCTCTCGCGATGA
- a CDS encoding tetratricopeptide repeat protein, translating to MNTDAPSGAGPRLPLAIVLVVLAALLASAASLGNGFALDDLPMIVDNPRIRSLADPLGFFEGTYWTTPGLRAAAWRPLTLLAFAVQYAIGDGTPLAFHVTSVALNAAVAVAVLAFLRALLPTGAALIGALLFAVHPVHVEAVANVVGQAELWVALFVVAALALYARARRRDALGLPAMLGILLCFALALGFKEHALVLPALLLALELLVLRRSHAPASDGWRRIRALHYALAALAVLWFVTQMEQVGGVNAGSPHAALAGRGMLERSWIMLALVPEFARLFLWPARLYADYAPQLVPVLPTPSGTHVWGALGVAGWATALIATWRRWPVVALGLVWLPISLALVANVLVPTGILLAERTLLLPSVGVVLSVAAAGAALWPRLGTLPPGVPRVTLVATLGLVVLGASHSAQRSLAWKDNLTLVTTLVTDAPQSSRAQFWLADELIQQQELAAGEVALRRAMALWPEYPNVPLALAATYQSTGHCDAALPLFERVIVLDPTNASAHFGYAGCLLNLGRFTDARMESLRGAAKARSATAFRIVLYAADSALAATDSVRGNNFWLRRQAQQAGRTPGPGA from the coding sequence ATGAACACGGACGCGCCTTCGGGCGCCGGGCCACGGCTCCCGCTGGCGATCGTCCTGGTGGTGCTCGCGGCGCTGCTGGCGTCGGCGGCGTCGCTGGGCAACGGCTTCGCACTCGACGACCTGCCGATGATCGTGGACAACCCGCGCATCCGCTCGCTGGCCGATCCGCTGGGATTCTTCGAGGGCACCTACTGGACCACGCCCGGCCTGCGCGCCGCCGCCTGGCGCCCGCTCACCTTGCTGGCCTTCGCCGTGCAGTACGCCATCGGCGACGGGACCCCGCTGGCCTTCCACGTCACCAGCGTGGCGCTCAATGCGGCGGTGGCGGTGGCGGTGCTGGCGTTCTTGCGCGCGCTGCTGCCGACCGGAGCGGCGCTGATCGGGGCGCTGCTCTTCGCCGTGCATCCGGTGCACGTCGAGGCCGTCGCCAACGTGGTCGGCCAGGCGGAACTCTGGGTGGCGCTGTTCGTGGTCGCGGCGCTGGCGCTATACGCGCGCGCACGGCGGCGCGACGCGTTGGGCCTCCCCGCGATGCTGGGCATCCTGCTGTGCTTCGCGCTCGCGCTCGGCTTCAAGGAACACGCGCTGGTGCTGCCGGCCTTGCTACTGGCACTCGAACTGCTGGTGCTGCGTCGCAGCCACGCGCCGGCGTCCGACGGCTGGCGGCGCATTCGTGCACTGCACTATGCCCTGGCAGCGCTGGCCGTACTCTGGTTCGTCACGCAGATGGAGCAAGTAGGTGGCGTGAACGCCGGCTCCCCGCACGCCGCGCTCGCCGGCCGCGGGATGCTCGAGCGCTCGTGGATTATGCTCGCGCTCGTCCCGGAGTTCGCGCGCCTGTTCCTCTGGCCGGCGCGGCTCTATGCGGACTATGCGCCGCAACTGGTCCCCGTATTGCCGACGCCGTCCGGGACCCACGTTTGGGGTGCGCTCGGTGTCGCCGGGTGGGCCACGGCCCTCATCGCGACGTGGCGCCGCTGGCCGGTCGTCGCGCTGGGGCTGGTCTGGTTGCCAATCTCACTCGCCCTCGTGGCCAACGTGCTCGTGCCCACCGGAATCCTGCTCGCGGAACGCACGCTGCTGCTGCCGTCGGTTGGCGTGGTGCTGAGCGTGGCGGCGGCTGGAGCCGCGCTTTGGCCGCGCCTCGGCACACTGCCGCCGGGCGTCCCGCGCGTGACGCTCGTGGCCACGCTGGGCCTCGTCGTGCTCGGCGCGTCGCACAGCGCGCAGCGCAGCCTCGCGTGGAAGGACAACCTCACCCTCGTGACCACGCTGGTGACCGACGCGCCCCAGTCGTCGCGCGCGCAGTTCTGGCTCGCCGACGAACTGATTCAGCAACAGGAGCTGGCCGCGGGCGAAGTCGCCCTGCGCCGTGCGATGGCCCTGTGGCCGGAGTATCCCAACGTTCCGCTCGCGCTTGCCGCGACGTATCAGTCCACCGGCCACTGCGATGCCGCGCTGCCGCTGTTCGAGCGGGTCATCGTCCTCGATCCTACCAACGCGTCGGCGCACTTCGGCTACGCCGGCTGCCTGCTCAACCTCGGGCGGTTCACTGACGCGAGGATGGAATCGCTGCGGGGGGCGGCCAAAGCGCGAAGCGCGACCGCGTTCCGGATTGTGCTCTACGCGGCCGACTCGGCCCTAGCGGCCACCGACAGCGTACGTGGGAACAACTTCTGGCTCCGGCGGCAGGCGCAGCAGGCGGGTCGAACGCCGGGCCCCGGGGCCTGA
- a CDS encoding prepilin-type N-terminal cleavage/methylation domain-containing protein, with product MQNKKGFTLIELLIVVVIIGILAAIAIPKFANTKEKAYIASMKADLRNLVTAQEAYFSDGAVYAASLAALGNNYASSTGTSSMAIAANSGLGWSAIISHTATTVTCRIGVGTNVTSPDGEGEPTCR from the coding sequence CTGCAGAACAAGAAGGGCTTCACCCTGATCGAGCTGCTGATCGTGGTCGTCATCATCGGCATTCTTGCCGCGATCGCGATCCCGAAGTTCGCCAACACGAAGGAGAAGGCCTACATCGCCTCGATGAAGGCTGACCTCCGTAACCTCGTGACGGCGCAGGAAGCGTACTTCTCGGATGGCGCTGTCTACGCCGCCTCGCTGGCCGCGCTGGGCAACAACTACGCGTCGTCCACCGGCACGTCGTCGATGGCGATTGCTGCCAACTCCGGCCTCGGCTGGTCGGCGATCATCTCGCACACCGCGACGACGGTGACCTGCCGCATCGGTGTCGGCACGAACGTGACCTCGCCTGATGGCGAGGGCGAGCCGACCTGCCGCTAA
- a CDS encoding prepilin-type N-terminal cleavage/methylation domain-containing protein, with the protein MRTRPGVSLVEVLVAATLLAVGIGGTLQSLLLSAQLRHSADLREAAAGYALDRLAWFEARACVQADTAAVEPKAPGIELRWQLRATDVERRLLLEVHTDLKPPRAPIRLHAEARCE; encoded by the coding sequence ATGCGAACCCGGCCCGGCGTCTCCCTCGTCGAAGTCCTCGTCGCCGCGACCCTGCTCGCGGTCGGCATCGGTGGCACGCTGCAGTCATTGTTGCTGAGCGCGCAGTTACGGCACTCGGCCGACCTCCGCGAGGCCGCCGCCGGCTACGCGCTCGACCGCCTCGCGTGGTTCGAGGCGCGGGCCTGCGTCCAGGCCGACACGGCCGCCGTCGAGCCCAAGGCCCCGGGCATTGAACTGCGCTGGCAGCTCCGCGCGACGGATGTCGAGCGTCGACTGCTCCTCGAGGTCCACACCGACCTGAAGCCGCCGCGCGCGCCAATCCGCCTGCACGCCGAGGCGCGATGCGAGTGA
- a CDS encoding prepilin-type N-terminal cleavage/methylation domain-containing protein has product MRVRRGHTLVEALCALALGGVLAAASGLALTSARAALERAEARELGGRAEREAAGIVGKAIASGAHLEQLGDTAVELDVLIATGVVCATELRAVVLPALRPQSGSVPTAVALFPAPDDIVEIRQFGSVAGGAWWSALVDSAAERKLSVHCRAEDGWRDATDDAPLLRLVVGDTVPAELEPGAEIRVLRRGRFALYHAGKGEWVLGWRRCHPYGGTCSSIQPVAGPLRAPSAGGFRILRDEAAGIWAVQSVGVGGRGARTEVPR; this is encoded by the coding sequence ATGCGAGTGAGACGCGGTCACACCCTCGTGGAAGCGCTCTGCGCCTTGGCGCTTGGCGGCGTCCTGGCCGCAGCATCCGGGCTGGCGCTGACATCGGCACGAGCGGCGCTCGAACGCGCCGAAGCCCGAGAGCTCGGCGGGCGCGCCGAACGCGAGGCGGCGGGCATCGTCGGCAAGGCCATCGCATCCGGCGCCCACCTCGAACAGTTGGGTGACACGGCGGTGGAGCTGGACGTGCTCATCGCGACCGGCGTGGTCTGCGCCACCGAGCTGCGCGCCGTGGTGCTCCCCGCCTTGCGCCCGCAGTCCGGCAGCGTGCCGACCGCCGTTGCGTTGTTCCCGGCGCCGGATGACATCGTGGAGATCCGGCAGTTCGGCAGCGTGGCCGGAGGCGCCTGGTGGTCCGCCTTGGTGGACTCGGCCGCCGAACGCAAGCTGTCTGTCCACTGCCGCGCCGAAGACGGCTGGCGGGACGCGACTGACGATGCTCCGCTGTTGCGCCTGGTCGTCGGCGACACGGTCCCGGCGGAACTCGAGCCCGGCGCCGAGATCCGCGTACTGCGACGCGGGCGCTTCGCGCTCTATCACGCAGGCAAGGGCGAGTGGGTGCTCGGCTGGCGACGCTGCCATCCATATGGCGGGACCTGCAGCAGCATCCAGCCGGTGGCGGGGCCGCTTCGAGCCCCGAGCGCCGGTGGGTTCCGCATCCTGCGCGACGAGGCGGCGGGCATCTGGGCGGTGCAGAGCGTGGGTGTTGGTGGGCGCGGGGCGCGCACCGAGGTGCCGCGGTGA
- the pilM gene encoding type IV pilus assembly protein PilM, with the protein MALFGRKKTTVGLDIGSGLIKVAVVDHSKSQPELVRAAIAPLLADAIVEGEIMDPGIVSDAITAALQDADVSTKDVVTAVGGRDVIIKKIPIERVKEAQARELMRWEAEQHVPFDMESVELDFQILDPDGTDPEMSVLLVAAKRELVEAKVRVLQETGLNAVAVDVDAFALHNAFELNYPDAMSGTVALVNIGNEVTNVNLVEDGVPILTRDLPTGTRRIKEDLQRERGLGSDEADALLRGFDRSEHLDAVLELRGEEIAVGIERAVAFLASSSRAGTTVSGVYVCGGGSRTPGLLDVLGDRLRLPTQAANPLANLVVRDGAFGSLVTDEVAPLMMLPLGLALRKLS; encoded by the coding sequence ATGGCGCTTTTCGGTCGCAAGAAGACAACGGTTGGTCTCGATATCGGCTCCGGCCTCATCAAGGTTGCAGTCGTTGACCATTCCAAGTCGCAGCCCGAGCTCGTGCGGGCGGCGATTGCGCCGCTGTTGGCGGATGCAATCGTCGAAGGCGAGATTATGGACCCGGGCATTGTGTCCGATGCCATCACGGCGGCACTGCAGGATGCCGACGTGAGCACGAAGGATGTTGTCACGGCCGTCGGCGGGCGCGATGTCATCATCAAGAAGATCCCGATCGAACGTGTGAAGGAGGCCCAGGCGCGGGAGTTGATGCGCTGGGAGGCGGAGCAACACGTGCCGTTCGATATGGAGTCGGTGGAGCTCGACTTCCAGATTCTCGATCCCGACGGGACCGACCCCGAGATGAGCGTGTTGCTGGTGGCGGCCAAGCGCGAGCTGGTCGAGGCCAAGGTGCGCGTGCTCCAGGAGACGGGGTTGAACGCCGTGGCGGTGGACGTGGATGCGTTCGCGCTGCACAACGCGTTCGAGCTGAATTACCCTGACGCGATGAGCGGAACGGTCGCGTTGGTGAACATCGGCAACGAAGTGACGAACGTGAATCTCGTCGAGGATGGCGTGCCGATTCTCACACGCGACCTGCCGACCGGGACGCGTCGCATCAAGGAGGACCTCCAGCGCGAGCGCGGGCTCGGTTCGGATGAAGCCGACGCGCTGTTGCGGGGCTTCGACCGTTCAGAGCATCTCGATGCAGTGCTCGAGTTGCGTGGTGAGGAGATTGCGGTGGGGATCGAGCGTGCCGTGGCTTTCCTCGCCTCGTCGTCGCGCGCGGGCACCACCGTGTCCGGTGTATACGTGTGCGGCGGCGGGTCGCGCACGCCGGGGCTGTTGGACGTCCTCGGCGACCGGCTGCGCCTGCCCACGCAGGCCGCCAACCCCTTGGCCAATCTCGTGGTGCGTGACGGTGCCTTCGGATCGCTCGTCACGGACGAGGTGGCTCCCCTGATGATGCTTCCGCTGGGCTTGGCCCTGCGGAAGCTTTCGTGA